A window of Elgaria multicarinata webbii isolate HBS135686 ecotype San Diego chromosome 2, rElgMul1.1.pri, whole genome shotgun sequence contains these coding sequences:
- the DBI gene encoding acyl-CoA-binding protein: protein MTQAEFDKAAEEVKKLKSKPADQEMLDLYSHFKQATVGDINTERPGMLDFKGKAKWDAWNALKGTSKEDAMKAYIAKVKELKEKYGME, encoded by the exons ATGACCCAG GCAGAATTTGATAAAGCAGCTGAAGAAGTTAAGAAGCTGAAATCCAAACCAGCAGATCAAGAAATGCTGGACCTCTACAGCCATTTCAAGCAAGCTACTGTTGGAGATATAAATACAG AGCGCCCTGGAATGCTTGATTTCAAAGGCAAAGCCAAGTGGGATGCCTGGAATGCGTTAAAAG gaACGTCCAAAGAAGATGCCATGAAAGCATATATAGCAAAAGTAAAAGAACTGAAGGAGAAATATGGAATGGAATGA